GTGTTCCAATCGATCGCCCCGACCCAGTATATGCCATCGGAGACCTTCACGGCATTCAATCATCATCACCCGCTGTCATAATGCCAGCAGGTAATATCTATCATTTGTGTAAATGGCCAGTCTAAACGATTCATTGTGAATAATAGAACTCTCCCTTGCCTTTCTGCTCCCTATCCAGCCTAGAGCCCGGTTTGTTTATCCTTGGTCTGTTGGTGTCATTATCACGTCTGAACGTGATATCGACCCGTTGCAGGAACATGTTCATTCCTTGACGCATATCGAAAGGACCTTTCCCGCGCCCTTCGAAGCCAGGCCTTCCATCGAAGACCATTATTGAGTCTGATACCATATCCAGGAAATAGATGTCATGGTCAACGACCATCGCGCTGCGTCCACGCTTCTCCATCGTCCTCCTTATTGTCTTTGCCCCCTCCATCCTCTGGTTGGAATCTAGATAGGCCGATGGTTCATCAAGGAGGTAGATGTCTGCATCCCTGGAAAGACACAATGCTATCGCGACCCTCTGCAGCTCACCCCCTGACAAGGTCTTGACATTCTTCTCCAATAACGGTTTGAGGTTCAGAGGATGTGCTATCTCGGTCTGGAAGAATCCTGACTCGAAGAAATCCTTAACATATGAGTTGAAAAGATCTATAACAGTACCATCAAAATCAGCCGATATATACTGAGGCTTATAGCTGACCTTGACCACCCGATCCAGCTTTCCCCTTGTAGGCACTAAAACCCCTGCGAGCATCTTGACGAAGGTCGTCTTTCCTATGGCGTTTGGTCCCACGACCCCGACCGTCTCTCCTATCTTGATCGAACCTGGTTCAACTGTTAGCTTGAAGGCTGGAAAATCACACCCCAGTTCTCCATATTCTAAAAGGTCTATCTGCTGCCAGTTGTCTCTTGGTGGATGGCTCTCGAACCTTATCGGGTAATCCCGGAATCTTATGTTCTCCTCCTTTGCATAGCCGTCGAGATATACGTTGATCGCCGTTCTCACCTGCCTCGGCTGAGAGAAGACACCATAGGCCCCCTCTGACCCGAAGACCAGATAGACATTCTCGGCCAAGAAGTCCAGGATCGCCAGGTCATGCTCGATGACCACCACGTTCTTTTCCTTTGCCATAGATTCGATCATCTTAGCGACCTTTATCCTCTGGTAAATATCCAGATAGGAGGATGGTTCGTCAAAGAAATATATGTCAGCATCTTTCATTATGGTGGCTGCCATGGCCACCCTCTGCAGCTCCCCTCCAGACAGGTCTGTCATATTGCGTCTAACAGCCTCTTCCAGATCTAAAAGTGAGACCGCCTCCTCCAGCGACATTCTCTCCTCGACCTTTTTCAAAAGGTCAGAGACAGGCCCCTTGAAGACCATGGGCAGCCTATCGACGTACTGGGGCTTCAAGGACGTCCGATATCTTTTTTCATAGACCGCCTTAAGGTAATCATGGACCTCTGACCCTGAGAAATGGTCAAGCACCTCATCCTTCGTCGGAGGGGAATCGAATCTTCCTAGATTCGGGACCAATTCTCCGGACAACATCTTGAACGACGTCGATTTTCCTATACCATTGGGGCCCAAGATACCTGTGACCACCCCTTTTTTCGGAACAGGTAACCGATAAAGCCTGAAAGAGTTCTCACCATATTGGTGGACCAAATCATCTAGCAGCTCATCTGGGAGACCAATGATCTTGATGGCCTCGAACGGGCACTTATGTGTGCAGATGCCGCACCCTGCACAGAGCTCTTCCGAGATCTGGGGCTTGCCGTTCTCGCCCATAAGGACCGCCTCTACACCAGTCCTCACCTTTGGGCAATATCTCTGGCATTCCGCATTGCATTTCTTCGGTTGACAGCGGTCCTTTAGCAGGACGGCGATTCGCATGGGGGAGCAATAAGCAACTCCGATAAAAAACTGCTTGTCCCCTCATTCCGTAATATTTCATCCACACGAACCTGCTGGCATTTGTTGTTACCTTTAAATGCTTAATGCTCGATTCGGAACTGATCCAAATGGCAAAGATATTGGTATGTGTGGCTTGGCCCTATTCAAACAGTGCGATCCACCTCGGGCATGTGGCTGGTTCTCTCCTGCCCCCCGACATTTTTTCAAAATATCATCGATTGAGAGGTGACGACGTGCTGATGGTATCTGGGTCCGACCAGCATGGAACCCCTGTCACCGTCACGGCCGAGATGGAGGGCACCACCCCTGAGGTCGTGGCCGAAAGATATCATGAGATCAACAAAAAGGCGATCGAGGACCTAAGGATCGGCTTCAGCTTGTTCACCAAGACCCACACTCAGAACCATTTCGAGGTCGTGCATGATGTTTTCTTACGTCTTCTGGAGAAGGGCTATCTTTACAAAAAGGCAACAATGCAGTACTATTGTCCCAAGTGCGCGAAGTTCCTTCCGGACAGATATGTCGAGGGCACATGTAAGAAATGCAGAAATGAAAGATCAAGAGGAGATCAATGTGAGAGCTGTGGCACGACCTTTGAACCAGGGGAGCTCAGCAACGCAAAGTGCACGAACTGTGGGACCGAGCCTGAGCTCAGGGAATCTGAGCACTTCTTCCTGAGGCTCAGTGAATTCCAACAGCCACTTTTAGAGTATGTCAAGGACAAGGACCATTGGAGGGCGAACACCCAGCTCTTCACGCATAATTGGTTGGAAGCAGGCCTTAAGGACAGAGCGATCACAAGGGACATGTCTTGGGGGGTCAGCGTCCCGGTCCAAGGATATGAGGGCAAGGTCATCTACGTCTGGTTCGAGGCGGTGATAGGGTATTTGAGCGCCTCAAAGGAGTGGGCCCAAAAAATTGGGGACCCAGATGCCTGGAAGGCGTATTGGACCGACCCTGATGTCAGAAGTTATTATTTCCTTGGTAAGGACAACATTCCTTTCCATACGATAATTTGGCCAGCTATCTTAATGGGATATGACGGCCTGAACCTCCCTTACGATGTTCCAGCGAACGAATATCTGACATTCAAAGGAGAAAAGTTCTCGAAGAGCAGGGGGGTAGGCATAGATGTCCCGAGCATCCTCAAGAAGTTCGATGCCGACCTTGTCAGGTATTATCTCGCTGCCAATATGCCTGAGGGCAAGGACACCGATTTCTCTTGGGATGATTTCGACACAAAGATCAATAATGAGCTCGTGGCCACATTGGGAAATTACTACCATCGGGTGCTCAGTTTCACACACAAGAATTTTGGAAAGGTCCCCCCGATGACCGCAGAAGTAAAGGTCAAAGAAGCGATGGAGGTGAGGGCGACGATTGACCAATGTAAGAACGACGTCGAAAGCCTCCTTTCCACCTGCCAGTTCAAGAAAGCCCTAAAGGCCATAATGGACCTTGCCCAATTTGGTAATAGATTCTTTGATTCCGTTGCCCCTTGGGGCCTGATAAAGACCGATAGGGAAAAATGCGGGGCGCTCCTGAACTTGAACCTGGTCATTGTCAAGGCATTGACCATCATGAGCTATCCGTTCCTTCCACGCTCCGCAGATGAGGCCTGGTCTATGTTAGGGGAAAAGGGTCAGATTGGAAAGGGGTCTTGGAATGAGATAGGGTCTGAGATGAAAGAGGGTCAGAGCCTTGAATTACCACACCCCCTATTCACCAAGATCGTCGTGGAGAAAGAATCGAACATATTCCAGGAGTTTTCGAGATTGAACCTGCGCGTGGCAGAGATAAAGCAGGTTTCCGACCATCCGAACGCCGAGAAGCTATACGTATTAAAGCTGGATGCTGGGAAAGAGGTACAGCTCGTTGCTGGAATAAAGGCCTACTATAGGCCAGAGGAGCTCATAGGGAAAAAGATAGTCTACGTCTCGAACCTGCAACCGGCCAAGCTGCGAGGGATCGAATCCCAAGGGATGATTCTTGCCGCCGAGGCGGGAGATAAAGTATATGTGCTGACACCTTCCGGCGATGCTGCGCCTGGGGACCCAGTGAACAGTGGTATGGTCCAGTCAGAGAAACTTCTCAGCTTCTCGGATTTCCAGAAATTGATATTGAGGACCGGACACGTCACATCGGATGGGGATGTCGATATAGGAAGGTCGCTGAGGGTCAAGTTCCCTGACCAAGGGAAGATCCCACCACAGGTTGCGGTGTTCTTACCCAGCGAGGGCTCGAACGAGGGTCTTCCGTTGTATACGGATAAAGGGGTATTGATAACCGTGGATGGTGAGCTTCAAAACGGGGCAAAGGTAAGATGAGGTTCGATTTGCACGTCCATACCGACCACTCCTCTGACAGCGAGAACTCGGTCAGGGACATAGTCAGGATACTCAAGGCCAAGGGTTTCTCGGGTGCGGTGTTCCTAGACCACAATAGCTCCGAGGGCGGAAAGGAGGCGCTATCAATAGGGGACAAAGAATTCGTCGTTATACCAGGCATAGAGGTGAGCTCATCAGAGGGACATATACTGGCTTTGAACATCATCGAACCTGTCCCAAGAGACATGGGGGTCGCTGAGACAATCGATAAGATCCATGAGCTGGGTGGTATCGCGGTTGCACCTCATCCATATCGGTATTGGTCTGGTCTGGGTGAGGAGAACGTCCTTCGAAATGATTTTGATGCGATCGAAGGGATCAATGCAAGGTCGAGCCCTGGATCAAACAAAAAAGCAATGAGACTTGCGAAAAAAATGAATTTACCTGCCGTGGCAGGCTCTGATTCACATAACAATGAATCATTGGGAGATGCTTACACGGTTTTCCCAGAAGGGACCGACTCTGCCGAAAAGGCCATCGAGGCGATAGTCGCTGGGAGCATCGAGGTCTATGGCAACAGCAGGACAAAGAGACGCACAGTGGCATATGTCAGTAAATCTGTGACCGAATGGCTTGGTCGCGGGATGAAGAAGATGTGATCATTGCCCGTTCGCGATCATCTCTTTCACCTTCATCAGGACAGCTCTAACATCCTGCCCCTGCTGAACCTCGAGGCCGATGATATGCTTTGGTCCCGCTCCTATGATCAGCATATTGGACTTCTTGAGCTCTAGGAGAACA
This genomic window from Methanomassiliicoccales archaeon contains:
- a CDS encoding ribosome biogenesis/translation initiation ATPase RLI, giving the protein MRIAVLLKDRCQPKKCNAECQRYCPKVRTGVEAVLMGENGKPQISEELCAGCGICTHKCPFEAIKIIGLPDELLDDLVHQYGENSFRLYRLPVPKKGVVTGILGPNGIGKSTSFKMLSGELVPNLGRFDSPPTKDEVLDHFSGSEVHDYLKAVYEKRYRTSLKPQYVDRLPMVFKGPVSDLLKKVEERMSLEEAVSLLDLEEAVRRNMTDLSGGELQRVAMAATIMKDADIYFFDEPSSYLDIYQRIKVAKMIESMAKEKNVVVIEHDLAILDFLAENVYLVFGSEGAYGVFSQPRQVRTAINVYLDGYAKEENIRFRDYPIRFESHPPRDNWQQIDLLEYGELGCDFPAFKLTVEPGSIKIGETVGVVGPNAIGKTTFVKMLAGVLVPTRGKLDRVVKVSYKPQYISADFDGTVIDLFNSYVKDFFESGFFQTEIAHPLNLKPLLEKNVKTLSGGELQRVAIALCLSRDADIYLLDEPSAYLDSNQRMEGAKTIRRTMEKRGRSAMVVDHDIYFLDMVSDSIMVFDGRPGFEGRGKGPFDMRQGMNMFLQRVDITFRRDNDTNRPRINKPGSRLDREQKGKGEFYYSQ
- a CDS encoding PHP domain-containing protein, which encodes MRFDLHVHTDHSSDSENSVRDIVRILKAKGFSGAVFLDHNSSEGGKEALSIGDKEFVVIPGIEVSSSEGHILALNIIEPVPRDMGVAETIDKIHELGGIAVAPHPYRYWSGLGEENVLRNDFDAIEGINARSSPGSNKKAMRLAKKMNLPAVAGSDSHNNESLGDAYTVFPEGTDSAEKAIEAIVAGSIEVYGNSRTKRRTVAYVSKSVTEWLGRGMKKM
- the metG gene encoding methionine--tRNA ligase, with the protein product MAKILVCVAWPYSNSAIHLGHVAGSLLPPDIFSKYHRLRGDDVLMVSGSDQHGTPVTVTAEMEGTTPEVVAERYHEINKKAIEDLRIGFSLFTKTHTQNHFEVVHDVFLRLLEKGYLYKKATMQYYCPKCAKFLPDRYVEGTCKKCRNERSRGDQCESCGTTFEPGELSNAKCTNCGTEPELRESEHFFLRLSEFQQPLLEYVKDKDHWRANTQLFTHNWLEAGLKDRAITRDMSWGVSVPVQGYEGKVIYVWFEAVIGYLSASKEWAQKIGDPDAWKAYWTDPDVRSYYFLGKDNIPFHTIIWPAILMGYDGLNLPYDVPANEYLTFKGEKFSKSRGVGIDVPSILKKFDADLVRYYLAANMPEGKDTDFSWDDFDTKINNELVATLGNYYHRVLSFTHKNFGKVPPMTAEVKVKEAMEVRATIDQCKNDVESLLSTCQFKKALKAIMDLAQFGNRFFDSVAPWGLIKTDREKCGALLNLNLVIVKALTIMSYPFLPRSADEAWSMLGEKGQIGKGSWNEIGSEMKEGQSLELPHPLFTKIVVEKESNIFQEFSRLNLRVAEIKQVSDHPNAEKLYVLKLDAGKEVQLVAGIKAYYRPEELIGKKIVYVSNLQPAKLRGIESQGMILAAEAGDKVYVLTPSGDAAPGDPVNSGMVQSEKLLSFSDFQKLILRTGHVTSDGDVDIGRSLRVKFPDQGKIPPQVAVFLPSEGSNEGLPLYTDKGVLITVDGELQNGAKVR